A section of the Pseudomonas fluorescens genome encodes:
- a CDS encoding pirin family protein, with protein MLELRPFTSLGGANHGWLDAHHHFSFAEYHDARRMHWGNLRVWNDDIIAPGTGFPQHPHRDMEIITYVREGAISHADNLGNKGRTEAGDVQVMSAGTGIAHSEYNLEATATKIFQIWIIPNEAGLPPSWGAKPFPKGEREGFVTLASGKHGDNESLRIRADARLVAANLKAGESTEYHLDAGRRAYLVPATGVIDVNGLRAQARDGVAVEDERVLRVTAIEDSEVVLVDLA; from the coding sequence ATGCTTGAACTTCGACCTTTTACCTCCCTGGGCGGCGCCAATCACGGTTGGCTGGATGCCCATCACCACTTTTCGTTCGCTGAGTACCATGATGCCCGGCGCATGCACTGGGGCAACCTGCGGGTGTGGAACGACGACATCATCGCTCCAGGCACAGGCTTCCCACAGCATCCGCACCGGGACATGGAGATCATCACCTATGTGCGTGAAGGCGCCATCAGCCATGCGGACAACCTCGGTAACAAGGGGCGTACTGAAGCGGGCGACGTGCAGGTGATGAGTGCCGGCACCGGGATCGCCCACAGCGAATACAACCTGGAAGCCACGGCGACCAAGATCTTCCAGATCTGGATCATCCCCAACGAGGCAGGCCTGCCACCGTCCTGGGGCGCCAAGCCTTTTCCCAAGGGCGAGCGCGAAGGGTTCGTGACCTTGGCCAGCGGCAAGCATGGCGACAATGAGAGCCTGCGGATCCGCGCCGATGCACGCCTGGTGGCGGCCAACCTGAAGGCCGGGGAAAGTACCGAGTATCACCTGGATGCAGGGCGTCGGGCCTACCTGGTGCCGGCGACCGGGGTCATCGATGTGAACGGCTTGCGAGCGCAGGCGCGGGACGGCGTTGCGGTAGAGGATGAGCGCGTGCTGCGGGTGACGGCGATCGAAGACAGCGAAGTGGTGCTGGTGGATCTGGCCTGA
- a CDS encoding PLP-dependent aminotransferase family protein: protein MKGDKQAGFAYQAVYRYMINLINEVGTEARVKLPSLRHLAERLNVSISTIQYAYSLLEKEGRVYSVAKSGYYALPIARNTPCCTAEDLLERLYVGARRPGMLVLSADEPAQLLSLDGPLLQLERELVRQHPRQLQPYSQPCGIWELRAALAARYTRSPTRCWQADDVYIGADLRGVLAILIDVLALKDAAVLVESPCDWLVLRLLQDAGVRVIEWPCNEPGRLDLAYLEQQLRTEGVQLALLSSTPGLATGNALTLVDQAQVARLLEQHGCWLLENDIHGGLEFEASTSYLRDVVNPERLMVFSTLEKVMGPEAPYGYLLSRHLSTQLQRQFLLRTFRLSSIRQRAIARLYHNGRLDQHLHDLRALLKEQAGAMHKRLELHLGERVTYRLPQAGATYWLRSTEAVDMRRVFQNMLARQVVIAPGELFSVSGLYQQHFRLSHGGSTHHSLDLVLEELAWALRQGQSG, encoded by the coding sequence ATGAAGGGGGACAAGCAGGCAGGCTTCGCCTATCAGGCCGTGTATCGCTACATGATCAACCTGATCAATGAAGTGGGCACCGAGGCCAGGGTCAAGCTGCCGTCCTTGCGACATCTGGCGGAGCGTTTGAATGTATCGATTTCCACGATTCAATACGCCTACTCGCTCTTGGAAAAGGAAGGCAGGGTGTACTCGGTGGCCAAGTCCGGTTACTACGCCTTGCCCATTGCCAGAAACACGCCGTGCTGCACCGCTGAGGATTTGCTGGAGCGCCTGTATGTCGGGGCACGCAGGCCGGGGATGTTGGTGCTCAGTGCCGATGAACCGGCGCAACTGCTTTCCCTCGACGGCCCATTGCTGCAACTGGAACGTGAACTGGTGCGCCAGCACCCACGCCAGTTGCAGCCCTATTCCCAGCCGTGTGGAATCTGGGAACTGCGGGCGGCGCTGGCGGCGCGCTACACCCGTTCACCCACGCGCTGCTGGCAGGCAGATGACGTCTATATCGGCGCTGACCTGCGGGGCGTCCTGGCCATCCTGATCGACGTGCTGGCGCTCAAGGACGCCGCGGTGCTGGTGGAGTCGCCGTGTGACTGGCTTGTCCTGCGGCTGCTGCAAGACGCCGGCGTGCGCGTAATCGAGTGGCCGTGCAATGAGCCGGGCAGGCTCGACCTGGCCTATCTGGAGCAGCAACTGCGTACCGAAGGTGTGCAGTTGGCATTGCTATCCTCGACCCCGGGCCTGGCCACGGGCAACGCCTTGACGCTGGTGGATCAGGCGCAGGTGGCAAGGTTGCTGGAGCAACACGGCTGTTGGTTGCTGGAGAACGACATCCATGGTGGGTTGGAATTCGAGGCGAGCACCAGCTACCTGCGCGACGTGGTGAACCCTGAGCGGCTCATGGTGTTTTCCACCCTCGAAAAAGTCATGGGCCCGGAAGCTCCCTACGGGTATTTGCTGTCGCGGCACTTGAGCACGCAATTGCAGCGCCAGTTCCTGTTGCGCACGTTTCGTTTGTCGTCCATTCGCCAGCGGGCGATTGCCCGGCTGTACCACAATGGACGCCTCGACCAGCACCTGCATGACTTGCGCGCATTGCTCAAGGAGCAGGCTGGAGCGATGCACAAACGTCTGGAGCTGCATCTGGGCGAGCGCGTGACATACCGGCTGCCCCAGGCAGGCGCTACCTACTGGTTACGCTCGACCGAGGCCGTGGACATGCGCCGGGTATTCCAGAACATGCTGGCGCGCCAGGTGGTGATTGCCCCGGGGGAATTGTTCAGCGTGAGCGGCCTGTACCAGCAGCACTTTCGCTTGAGCCATGGGGGCAGCACTCATCACAGCCTGGACCTGGTGCTGGAGGAGTTGGCATGGGCACTCAGGCAGGGGCAGAGCGGATGA
- a CDS encoding Dyp-type peroxidase, with amino-acid sequence MNPEIDPQPVCSPITSSAIFMVATLAPGDEAANTVREWCGDIAALTRSVGKRVPDGNLTCVCGFGSTAWDALFGSPRPASLHPFQAVGVAGRMAVATPGDVLLHIRADRMDLCFELATQIMAALGDAVTVVDEVQGFRNFDMRSIIGFVDGTENPTGRKAVGFTIVGEEDPAFRGGSYVLVQKYLHNMSAWNALSTEAQERVIGRTKLSDIELGDEVKPSNSHSALTTITEDGEEVKILRDNMPFGRPGAGEFGTYFIGYARSPQPLERMLANMFVGQPAGNYDRLLDFSTAVTGSLFFVPSADLLEELAEREP; translated from the coding sequence ATGAACCCGGAAATTGATCCTCAACCCGTGTGTAGCCCGATTACCAGCAGCGCCATTTTCATGGTCGCCACACTCGCCCCTGGCGATGAGGCGGCCAACACCGTTCGCGAGTGGTGCGGCGATATTGCAGCCCTGACGCGCTCCGTGGGCAAGCGTGTGCCTGATGGCAACCTGACCTGCGTGTGCGGCTTTGGCTCCACCGCCTGGGATGCGCTGTTCGGTAGCCCGCGCCCGGCCTCTCTGCACCCGTTTCAGGCAGTCGGGGTCGCCGGGCGCATGGCGGTCGCGACCCCTGGGGATGTGCTGCTGCACATTCGCGCCGACCGCATGGACCTGTGTTTTGAACTGGCCACGCAAATCATGGCGGCCCTGGGCGATGCGGTGACCGTGGTGGATGAGGTCCAGGGTTTCCGCAATTTTGATATGCGCAGCATCATCGGCTTTGTCGATGGCACCGAGAACCCCACCGGGCGCAAGGCCGTGGGCTTCACCATCGTCGGTGAGGAAGACCCGGCATTCAGGGGTGGCAGCTATGTGCTGGTGCAGAAGTACCTGCACAACATGAGTGCCTGGAACGCCCTGTCCACCGAGGCCCAGGAGCGGGTGATCGGGCGCACCAAACTGTCGGATATCGAATTGGGCGATGAGGTCAAGCCGAGCAACTCCCACAGCGCCTTGACCACCATCACCGAGGATGGCGAGGAGGTGAAAATCCTGCGTGACAACATGCCATTCGGCCGGCCCGGGGCGGGGGAGTTCGGAACGTACTTCATCGGCTATGCCCGTTCGCCACAGCCGCTGGAGAGGATGCTGGCGAACATGTTTGTCGGCCAGCCCGCCGGCAACTATGACCGGCTGCTGGATTTCAGTACGGCGGTCACCGGCAGCTTGTTTTTCGTGCCGTCGGCGGATCTGCTGGAGGAATTGGCTGAGCGGGAGCCCTAA
- a CDS encoding LysR family transcriptional regulator: MNRNDLRRVDLNLLIVFETLMHERSVTRAAEKLFLGQPAISAALSRLRGLFDDPLFVRTGRSMEPTARAVEIFALLSPALDSISTAVSRAAEFDPATSTAVFRIGLSDDVEFALLPQLLKRLRAEAPGIVLVVRRVNYILMPSLLASGEISIGVSYTADLPANAKRKLLRRSLPKLLRADSMPGTLSLDDFCARPHALVSFAGDLSGFIDEELEKLDRKRHVVLAVPQFNGLGTLLAGTDILATVPDYTAEALTAAGGLRAEDPPLPVRSFELHMAWRGSQDNDPGERWLRSRIQMFFGDPDSL; the protein is encoded by the coding sequence ATGAACCGTAACGACCTGCGTCGTGTCGACCTGAACCTGTTGATCGTATTCGAAACCTTGATGCATGAGCGCAGTGTGACCCGTGCCGCCGAGAAACTGTTCCTCGGCCAGCCGGCCATCAGTGCGGCCTTGTCGCGCCTGCGCGGGCTGTTCGATGACCCGCTGTTCGTGCGTACCGGGCGCAGCATGGAGCCCACGGCTCGGGCCGTGGAAATCTTTGCCCTGCTCTCGCCGGCCCTGGACTCGATTTCCACCGCCGTCAGCCGCGCCGCCGAATTCGATCCAGCCACCAGCACCGCGGTGTTTCGCATCGGCCTGTCGGACGATGTGGAGTTTGCCTTGCTGCCGCAACTGCTCAAACGCCTGCGTGCCGAAGCGCCGGGCATCGTACTGGTGGTCCGCCGCGTGAATTACATCCTGATGCCGAGCCTGCTGGCCTCCGGGGAAATCTCCATTGGCGTCAGCTACACCGCCGACCTGCCGGCCAACGCCAAGCGCAAACTGTTGCGCCGCAGCCTGCCTAAACTGTTGCGCGCCGACAGCATGCCCGGCACCTTGAGCCTGGACGACTTCTGCGCCCGTCCCCACGCCCTGGTTTCATTTGCCGGCGACCTGAGCGGGTTTATTGATGAAGAGTTGGAAAAACTCGATCGCAAGCGCCATGTGGTACTGGCGGTTCCGCAGTTCAATGGCCTGGGTACCTTGCTGGCCGGCACCGACATCCTCGCAACCGTACCGGACTACACCGCCGAAGCCCTGACCGCAGCCGGCGGCCTGCGCGCCGAAGACCCGCCGTTGCCGGTACGCAGTTTTGAATTACATATGGCGTGGCGCGGTTCCCAGGATAACGATCCGGGAGAGCGGTGGTTGCGTTCGCGGATTCAGATGTTTTTCGGGGATCCTGACAGTCTCTGA
- a CDS encoding OprD family porin — MSTQRIWLSLLGLPFAATAGEGGFFAGSTATLQARNYYFSRDFSDIVGTNPQSKAQEWGQGFILTYKSGYTPGPVGFGLDALGTLGLKLDSSPDRVNTGLLPVKDDGRAADDYSRLGLAFKARLSRSELKVGELQPNLPVLAFSDIRLLPPSYQGLSLSSSEITGLTLQAGHLATTSLRNEAGDSKMIAMLGHVPQRGAKSDAFNYAGGDYTFNRERTSVSLWHGQLQDIYAQDFIGFKHSQPFGTWVLGVNLGYYTAREDGEQLLGNIDNQAFFSLLSAKRGGHTFYAGYQAMYGDSAFPRVFANVTPLGNEVPTYEFAYTDERSWQVRHDYNFAAWGIPGLSTTVRYITGDNVNTGGGYEGRDRERDLDIGYAVQSGVLSGLGIRLRNVMARSNYRSDINENRLILSYTWTLL, encoded by the coding sequence ATGAGCACACAACGTATCTGGCTTTCCCTGCTAGGGCTGCCCTTTGCGGCAACGGCGGGCGAGGGTGGTTTTTTCGCGGGTTCCACGGCCACCTTGCAGGCCCGCAACTATTACTTCAGCCGCGATTTTTCCGACATCGTCGGCACCAACCCGCAGTCCAAGGCCCAGGAGTGGGGCCAGGGCTTTATTCTTACCTACAAGTCCGGTTACACCCCAGGCCCGGTGGGCTTTGGCCTGGATGCGCTGGGCACGCTGGGCCTGAAGCTCGACAGCAGCCCGGACCGGGTCAACACCGGCCTGCTGCCGGTCAAGGACGATGGCCGCGCCGCCGACGACTACAGCCGCCTGGGCCTGGCTTTCAAGGCGCGCCTGTCCAGGAGCGAATTGAAGGTTGGCGAGTTGCAGCCGAACCTGCCGGTGCTGGCTTTCAGCGACATTCGCCTGCTGCCGCCCAGTTACCAGGGGCTGAGCCTCAGTTCCAGTGAAATCACAGGCCTCACCCTGCAGGCCGGGCACCTGGCCACCACCAGCCTGCGCAACGAGGCCGGTGACTCGAAGATGATCGCGATGCTCGGCCATGTGCCACAGCGCGGGGCGAAGAGCGATGCGTTCAACTATGCCGGCGGCGACTACACCTTCAACCGTGAGCGCACCAGCGTCAGCCTGTGGCATGGCCAGTTACAAGACATCTACGCCCAGGACTTTATCGGCTTCAAGCACAGCCAGCCGTTCGGGACATGGGTACTGGGCGTCAACCTGGGGTACTACACTGCGCGGGAGGATGGCGAGCAGTTGCTCGGCAACATCGACAACCAGGCGTTTTTCTCGCTGCTGTCGGCCAAGCGTGGTGGGCATACCTTTTATGCCGGTTATCAGGCGATGTATGGCGACAGCGCCTTCCCACGGGTCTTTGCCAATGTCACGCCGCTGGGCAACGAAGTGCCCACCTATGAGTTCGCCTATACCGACGAGCGCTCCTGGCAGGTGCGCCATGACTACAACTTCGCGGCATGGGGGATTCCGGGGCTGAGCACAACCGTGCGTTACATCACCGGCGACAACGTGAATACCGGTGGCGGATACGAGGGCAGGGACCGCGAGCGCGACCTGGATATCGGTTATGCCGTGCAAAGCGGCGTGCTGAGTGGCTTGGGGATCCGGCTGCGCAATGTCATGGCACGCTCAAACTACCGCAGCGATATCAATGAGAACCGGTTGATCCTCAGCTACACCTGGACGCTGCTCTAG
- the pgm gene encoding phosphoglucomutase (alpha-D-glucose-1,6-bisphosphate-dependent) — MTLSPFAGKPAPAQLLVDIPRLVTAYYTGQPDAAISTQRVAFGTSGHRGSSFDLSFNEWHVLAISQAICLYREAQGIDGPLFVGLDTHALSTPAGASALEVLAANGVHVMLAEGDEYTPTPAISHAIICYNRGRTSGLADGIVITPSHNPPQSGGYKYNPPNGGPADTHVTKWIEAKANELLAAKLAGVKRMTHAQALKADTTHRHDYLNTYVADLINVIDMDAIRSAGLRLGVDPLGGAGVRYWSAIAEHYRLNLEVVNTEVDPTFRFMSVDWDGQIRMDPSSSYAMQGLIGLKERFDVAFACDPDHDRHGIVTPSGGLLAPNNYLAVSIDYLFQNRPQWRADAAVGKTVVSSGLIDRVAARIGRRLYEVPVGFKWFADGLFEGSLGFGGEESAGASFLRKDGRVWSTDKDGLIPALLAAEMTSRKGQDPSQIYRGLTDALGEPFAIRVDAKATPAQKALLGKLAPEQVTSKQLAGESIQQILSHAPGNDQAIGGLKVMTENGWFAARPSGTEDIYKIYAESFIGEDHLKHLVEEAQVLVDGAIS, encoded by the coding sequence ATGACTCTCAGTCCTTTTGCGGGCAAACCGGCGCCAGCTCAATTGCTGGTGGACATCCCGCGACTGGTAACGGCCTATTACACCGGCCAACCTGATGCAGCGATCTCCACTCAACGCGTGGCTTTTGGTACCTCCGGGCACCGTGGCAGCTCTTTTGACTTGAGTTTCAATGAATGGCATGTGCTGGCGATCAGCCAAGCCATTTGCCTGTACCGTGAGGCGCAAGGTATCGATGGCCCATTGTTTGTCGGCCTTGACACCCATGCGCTGTCCACTCCGGCGGGCGCCAGTGCGCTGGAAGTGCTGGCGGCCAACGGCGTGCATGTGATGCTCGCCGAAGGCGACGAATACACACCGACCCCGGCGATTTCCCACGCCATCATCTGCTACAACCGTGGCCGCACCAGCGGGCTGGCCGATGGCATTGTCATCACCCCGTCCCACAACCCGCCCCAGAGTGGTGGCTATAAGTACAACCCGCCCAACGGCGGCCCGGCCGATACCCATGTCACCAAATGGATCGAGGCCAAGGCCAATGAACTGCTGGCCGCCAAGCTGGCCGGGGTCAAACGCATGACCCACGCACAAGCCTTGAAAGCCGACACCACCCATCGCCATGACTACCTCAATACCTATGTGGCCGATCTGATCAATGTGATTGACATGGACGCCATCCGCAGTGCCGGCCTGCGCCTGGGCGTGGACCCATTGGGCGGAGCAGGGGTGCGCTACTGGTCAGCCATTGCCGAGCATTACCGTTTGAACCTGGAGGTAGTGAACACCGAGGTCGACCCGACCTTCCGCTTCATGAGCGTGGACTGGGACGGCCAGATTCGCATGGACCCGTCCTCCAGCTACGCGATGCAAGGCCTGATCGGCCTCAAGGAACGCTTCGACGTGGCGTTTGCCTGCGACCCGGACCACGACCGCCACGGCATCGTTACCCCGTCCGGCGGGCTGTTGGCGCCGAACAACTACCTGGCAGTGTCCATCGACTACCTGTTCCAGAACCGCCCCCAGTGGCGCGCTGATGCGGCCGTGGGGAAAACCGTGGTCAGCAGTGGCTTGATCGACCGCGTCGCCGCACGCATTGGCCGGCGCCTGTATGAAGTGCCGGTGGGGTTCAAGTGGTTTGCCGACGGGCTGTTCGAAGGCTCATTGGGCTTTGGCGGCGAAGAAAGTGCGGGCGCTTCGTTCCTGCGCAAGGATGGCCGCGTCTGGAGTACCGACAAGGACGGCCTGATCCCGGCCTTGCTGGCCGCCGAAATGACCTCGCGCAAAGGCCAGGACCCCAGCCAGATCTACCGAGGCCTGACCGACGCCCTGGGTGAGCCATTCGCGATTCGTGTGGACGCCAAGGCCACCCCGGCGCAGAAGGCACTGCTGGGCAAGCTGGCGCCGGAGCAGGTCACGTCGAAACAATTGGCCGGGGAAAGTATCCAGCAGATCCTCAGCCATGCGCCGGGCAACGATCAGGCGATTGGCGGGCTGAAAGTCATGACCGAAAACGGCTGGTTTGCTGCGCGGCCGTCGGGCACCGAGGATATCTACAAGATCTACGCCGAGAGCTTTATTGGCGAAGATCACCTCAAACACCTGGTGGAAGAGGCGCAGGTGTTGGTGGACGGTGCCATTTCCTGA
- a CDS encoding MFS transporter: MRTHDVHSIIDNAPFNRFHWLIVSLCALLLIFDGYDLFIYGVVLPSIMREWGLTPLQAGALGSYALFGMMFGALIFGTLADRFGRKKGIVFCFALFSLATVFNGFASSPTEFGIWRFIAGLGCGGLMPNAAALINEYAPKKVRSTLMAFMFSGYSLGGMLAASVGIFMLPAYGWSSMFFVAVIPLLLLPLIVLWLPESIGFLIRQGRVEQARALLARLAPDTPIGPGDELLITDVKSKGASVVELFRHGLAVRTAMIWTAFFCCLLMVYALSSWLPKLMAGAGYSLGSSLSFLIALNLGGMAGALIGGRLGDRLNLVKVVISFFAAAVVSISLLGINSPMPVLYLLIFIAGATTIGTQILLYAGAAQLYGLSIRATGLGWASGIGRNGAIVGPLLGGALMAIELPLQLNFMAFAIPGAIAALAMTVFALNERRIRITLPAAQAL; the protein is encoded by the coding sequence ATGCGTACCCATGACGTCCATTCGATTATCGATAATGCACCGTTCAACCGTTTTCACTGGCTGATCGTCAGCCTGTGCGCCTTGCTGTTGATCTTTGACGGCTATGACTTGTTTATCTACGGCGTGGTCCTGCCGTCGATCATGCGCGAGTGGGGCCTGACGCCCTTGCAGGCCGGGGCGCTCGGTAGTTATGCGCTGTTCGGCATGATGTTCGGCGCGTTGATCTTCGGCACCCTGGCGGACCGCTTCGGGCGCAAGAAAGGCATCGTCTTTTGTTTCGCGCTGTTCAGCCTCGCCACGGTGTTCAACGGCTTTGCCAGCAGCCCCACTGAATTCGGTATCTGGCGCTTTATCGCCGGGCTCGGTTGCGGCGGGCTGATGCCCAACGCGGCGGCGCTGATCAACGAATATGCGCCGAAGAAAGTGCGCAGCACGTTGATGGCCTTCATGTTCAGCGGCTATTCCCTTGGTGGCATGCTCGCCGCCAGCGTGGGGATCTTCATGCTGCCGGCCTACGGCTGGTCGTCGATGTTTTTCGTGGCGGTCATCCCGCTGCTGCTGTTGCCGTTGATTGTGCTGTGGCTGCCCGAGTCCATTGGTTTTCTGATTCGCCAGGGGCGGGTGGAGCAGGCACGAGCGCTGCTGGCACGCCTGGCGCCGGATACGCCGATCGGCCCTGGGGATGAACTGCTCATCACTGACGTCAAGAGCAAGGGGGCGTCGGTGGTGGAGCTGTTCCGCCATGGCCTGGCCGTGCGCACAGCGATGATCTGGACCGCGTTTTTCTGTTGCCTGCTGATGGTCTATGCCTTGAGTTCGTGGTTGCCCAAGCTGATGGCCGGGGCGGGTTACAGCCTGGGGTCGAGCCTGTCGTTCCTGATTGCATTGAACCTGGGGGGCATGGCCGGGGCGCTGATCGGTGGGCGCCTGGGGGATCGGCTGAACCTGGTGAAAGTGGTGATCAGCTTTTTTGCCGCCGCCGTGGTCTCCATCAGCCTGTTGGGCATCAACAGCCCGATGCCGGTCCTGTACCTGCTGATCTTTATCGCAGGGGCCACCACCATCGGCACGCAAATCCTCCTGTATGCGGGAGCGGCGCAACTCTATGGCTTGTCGATTCGTGCCACCGGCCTGGGTTGGGCCTCCGGCATCGGGCGCAATGGCGCTATCGTCGGCCCGTTGTTGGGCGGCGCGCTGATGGCGATCGAACTGCCCCTGCAGCTGAATTTCATGGCCTTTGCCATCCCCGGAGCCATTGCAGCGCTGGCGATGACGGTGTTCGCCCTCAACGAGCGACGCATCCGTATTACCTTGCCCGCGGCCCAGGCGCTGTAA
- a CDS encoding zinc-dependent alcohol dehydrogenase family protein yields the protein MSRTIRFHKFGPAEVLKCEEHEATLPAPGEVQVRVEAIGISWYDILWRQNLASSHARLPSGLGHEMAGVVMAVGEGVNDLAVGDKVASFPAESPNDYPVYGEQIVLPRSALTRYPDVLSPVQASVHYTPLLIAYFAYIDLARVKPGQFALVTDASHCAGPSFVQLGKALGVRVIAATKSPDEREYLLSLGAEKVIVTEEQDLLMQINKFTDGRGVDVVFDGLGGPQMSLLGDVLAPRGSLVLYGLQGGNQTPFPACAAFQKNIQFFVHCIGNFTGKPELGIAQDQVALQRALREINQLTADGMLVPLKTRVFAFSEFVDAHRYMDECPCRERVALQVEAV from the coding sequence ATGTCCCGCACGATCCGTTTTCACAAGTTTGGTCCGGCCGAGGTGCTCAAGTGCGAAGAGCATGAAGCCACGTTGCCCGCACCGGGCGAAGTGCAGGTGCGTGTCGAAGCGATTGGCATCAGTTGGTACGACATTCTCTGGCGGCAGAACCTGGCGTCTTCCCATGCCCGCTTGCCTTCGGGCCTTGGCCATGAAATGGCCGGCGTAGTGATGGCGGTCGGCGAGGGTGTCAATGACCTGGCGGTGGGCGACAAGGTCGCCAGCTTTCCGGCCGAAAGCCCCAATGATTACCCGGTGTATGGCGAGCAGATTGTGCTGCCTCGTTCGGCCCTGACCCGTTACCCGGATGTCTTGAGCCCGGTACAGGCCAGTGTGCACTACACGCCACTGCTGATTGCCTACTTTGCCTATATCGACCTGGCACGGGTCAAGCCGGGGCAATTCGCCCTGGTGACGGACGCCAGCCATTGTGCCGGGCCTTCCTTCGTGCAACTGGGCAAGGCCCTGGGCGTGCGGGTGATCGCGGCCACCAAGTCGCCCGACGAGCGCGAATACCTGCTGTCCCTGGGTGCCGAAAAGGTCATCGTCACTGAAGAACAGGACTTGCTGATGCAAATCAACAAGTTCACGGATGGGCGGGGCGTCGACGTGGTGTTTGACGGCTTGGGCGGCCCGCAGATGTCGCTGTTGGGCGATGTCCTCGCACCCCGTGGCAGCCTGGTGCTCTATGGCCTGCAAGGTGGCAACCAGACACCGTTCCCGGCCTGCGCAGCGTTCCAGAAGAACATTCAGTTCTTTGTGCACTGCATCGGCAACTTCACCGGCAAGCCGGAGCTGGGCATCGCCCAGGACCAGGTTGCGCTGCAACGGGCCCTGCGTGAGATCAACCAGCTGACCGCAGATGGCATGCTGGTACCGCTCAAGACTCGGGTATTTGCGTTCAGTGAGTTTGTCGATGCCCATCGTTATATGGACGAATGTCCGTGCCGCGAGCGGGTGGCGTTGCAGGTTGAAGCCGTTTGA